The following are encoded in a window of Streptomyces sp. Go-475 genomic DNA:
- a CDS encoding winged helix DNA-binding domain-containing protein, with the protein MTVLDARALNRATLARQLLLDRADLPVLDAVAHLCGLQAQEPQEPYVGLWSRLRTFDPAALSDLLTGRRVVRTHLMRRTVHLVTAADILAWRARHHDMLRTRVLGTYRRELDGIDLGELAAAGHEVMADGEPRSMSDLARAVSGRWPAAGIRPLGEMLAAALLPTAQLPPRGLWRTTGGARYTLLSTWLGRETDPPAADGSDPVGQALVRRYLAAFGPAASADLRAWCGLAGLPAAVSALRGELVAFRDERGRELLDLPDAPRPDPETPAPVRFLPAFDNAILGYHDRGRIIDDAHRGLSVAGARVVLVDGRVAATWTVEAGTGTVLVTPLRRFSRADRAAVEEEGRALASFLSDDAGHRVRIAASPA; encoded by the coding sequence ATGACCGTTCTCGACGCCCGGGCGCTCAACCGCGCCACCCTCGCCCGGCAACTGCTGCTCGACCGCGCCGACCTGCCGGTGCTCGACGCCGTCGCGCACCTGTGCGGCCTCCAGGCACAGGAACCGCAGGAACCGTACGTCGGCCTCTGGTCCCGGCTGCGGACGTTCGACCCGGCGGCGCTGTCGGACCTGCTGACCGGACGGCGCGTGGTGCGGACCCACCTCATGCGCCGCACCGTCCACCTCGTCACCGCCGCCGACATCCTGGCCTGGCGGGCCCGCCACCACGACATGCTGCGCACCAGGGTGCTGGGGACCTACCGCCGCGAACTCGACGGGATCGACCTCGGGGAACTCGCGGCGGCCGGCCACGAGGTCATGGCCGACGGCGAGCCCCGCTCGATGTCCGACCTCGCCCGCGCGGTCTCCGGCCGCTGGCCGGCCGCGGGGATCCGGCCCCTGGGCGAGATGCTGGCCGCCGCCCTCCTCCCGACGGCGCAGCTGCCGCCGCGCGGGCTGTGGCGCACGACCGGGGGAGCCCGCTACACGCTCCTCTCCACCTGGCTGGGGCGCGAGACCGACCCGCCGGCCGCGGACGGCTCCGACCCCGTGGGCCAGGCGCTGGTACGGCGTTACCTGGCCGCGTTCGGCCCCGCCGCCTCGGCCGACCTGCGTGCCTGGTGCGGCCTGGCCGGACTGCCGGCCGCGGTCTCCGCCCTGCGCGGCGAACTGGTCGCCTTCCGCGACGAGCGCGGCCGGGAACTGCTCGACCTCCCCGACGCGCCCCGCCCCGACCCGGAGACCCCCGCCCCGGTGCGCTTCCTGCCCGCGTTCGACAACGCGATCCTCGGCTACCACGACCGCGGCCGGATCATCGACGACGCCCACCGCGGCCTCTCGGTCGCCGGCGCCCGCGTCGTCCTCGTCGACGGCCGGGTCGCCGCGACCTGGACCGTCGAGGCCGGCACCGGCACCGTCCTGGTCACCCCGCTGCGCCGCTTCTCCCGAGCCGACCGGGCCGCCGTCGAGGAGGAAGGCCGGGCGCTGGCGTCCTTCCTGTCCGACGACGCCGGCCACCGGGTACGGATCGCCGCGTCCCCCGCCTGA
- a CDS encoding cation:proton antiporter produces the protein MHSSAVFLIEFGCLILGLGLLGRLAGRFRFSPIPLYLLAGLAFGEGGLLPLGASEDFVAVGAEIGVILLLLMLGLEYTAADLVSNLRTHYTAGIVDAVLNALPGAALALLLGWGPVAAVVLAGVTWVSSSGVIAKVLGELGRLGNRETPAILSILVLEDLSMAVYLPIVTALLAGVSLAAGALTLAIALGVAALVLVLAVRFGRHVSRFVSSDDPEKLLLVVLGVTLVVAGVAQQLQVSAAVGAFLVGIALSGEVAEGASSLLAPLRDLFAAVFFVFFGLHTDPASIPPVLLPALALAAVTTATKIATGYWAARRAGIGPKGRWRAGGTLVARGEFSIVIAGLAVTAGIEPSLGPLATAYVLILVLLGPLTARWTEPLATRLTGRRVRRRRVGAAGSAAPGPSGEHETIEGQDTVGRA, from the coding sequence ATGCACTCCTCCGCGGTCTTCCTGATCGAGTTCGGCTGCCTCATTCTCGGGCTCGGGCTGCTCGGCCGGCTCGCCGGGCGCTTCCGCTTCTCGCCGATCCCCCTCTACCTGCTGGCCGGGCTCGCCTTCGGTGAGGGCGGGCTGCTGCCGCTGGGCGCCAGCGAGGACTTCGTCGCCGTGGGCGCCGAGATCGGCGTCATCCTGCTGCTGCTCATGCTGGGCCTGGAGTACACGGCCGCCGACCTCGTCTCCAACCTCCGGACCCACTACACCGCCGGGATCGTCGACGCCGTCCTCAACGCCCTGCCCGGCGCGGCCCTGGCCCTGCTGCTCGGCTGGGGGCCGGTCGCCGCCGTGGTGCTGGCCGGCGTGACCTGGGTGTCGTCCTCCGGCGTCATCGCCAAGGTCCTCGGCGAGCTGGGGCGGCTCGGCAACCGCGAGACGCCGGCCATCCTGAGCATCCTGGTCCTGGAAGACCTCTCCATGGCGGTCTACCTGCCCATCGTCACGGCCCTGCTGGCCGGGGTGAGCCTGGCCGCGGGGGCGCTCACGCTCGCCATCGCCCTCGGGGTGGCGGCCCTCGTGCTCGTCCTCGCGGTGCGCTTCGGCCGTCACGTCTCCCGCTTCGTCTCCAGCGACGACCCGGAGAAGCTGCTGCTGGTCGTGCTGGGGGTGACCCTCGTGGTCGCCGGGGTCGCCCAGCAGTTGCAGGTGTCCGCCGCCGTGGGCGCGTTCCTGGTCGGCATCGCCCTGTCCGGTGAGGTCGCCGAGGGCGCGTCGAGCCTGCTCGCGCCGCTGCGGGACCTGTTCGCCGCGGTGTTCTTCGTCTTCTTCGGCCTGCACACCGACCCGGCCAGCATCCCGCCCGTGCTGCTGCCCGCTCTCGCGCTGGCCGCCGTCACCACCGCGACGAAGATCGCCACCGGCTACTGGGCGGCGCGCCGTGCCGGGATCGGGCCCAAGGGCCGCTGGCGCGCGGGCGGGACGCTGGTGGCCCGCGGCGAGTTCTCCATCGTCATCGCCGGGCTCGCCGTCACGGCCGGCATCGAGCCGTCCCTCGGTCCCCTGGCCACGGCGTACGTCCTCATCCTGGTCCTCCTCGGCCCGCTGACCGCCCGCTGGACCGAGCCACTGGCCACCCGCCTGACCGGCCGCCGCGTGCGCCGGCGGCGGGTCGGGGCGGCCGGGTCCGCGGCGCCGGGCCCGTCCGGCGAGCACGAGACGATCGAGGGGCAGGACACGGTCGGCCGGGCGTGA
- a CDS encoding RecQ family ATP-dependent DNA helicase, which produces MGRKPPRTDPSRATRLRRTAAEVFGWDTLLPEQLTAMEWVLDGEDTLVVMPTGSGKSAVYQVPALLLSGPVVVVSPLLALQRDQIAGLPDGDRAPRAVAVNSDLGAAGTADAWDAVCGGAARLLYMSPEQLAKDEVVERLAEARPALCVVDEAQCVSSWGHDFRPDYLRLEQAVRRVGRPPVLALTATAAAPVRKEIAERLGMRRPRLMVTGFDRPEIRLEVRRFLDDDERRRAVVERAAAEPKPGIVYAGTRKDSEHYAGELAALGLATEAYHAGLRAAERERIHDVFLCGAADVVVATSAFGMGIDKEDVRFVLHASLPGSLDAYYQEIGRCGRDGQPALAVLHYRAEDTGMRTWFAGRTPGRDTLSDVAHAVHDHRGDLPDLDDLREDTGLSRNRVTAAVNLLEEADAVATGEEGEVRPVPGVSPERAAEQAARTARAHRRTDRTRVEMARAYAEATGCRRRFLLGYFGENHPGACGNCDLCDADRAGHGHEERPAHPAAAACPVGTEVRHEQWGDGMVLSEDRDRITVFFAQAGYRTLALEAVSGQDGLLTVVRRPGEDRWAG; this is translated from the coding sequence ATGGGACGGAAGCCGCCGCGGACGGACCCGAGCCGGGCCACGCGGCTGCGGCGGACCGCCGCCGAGGTGTTCGGCTGGGACACCCTCCTGCCCGAGCAGCTCACCGCCATGGAATGGGTGCTCGACGGCGAGGACACCCTCGTGGTCATGCCGACCGGATCCGGCAAGTCCGCCGTCTACCAGGTCCCCGCCCTGCTGCTGTCCGGGCCGGTCGTGGTCGTCTCGCCCCTGCTCGCTCTCCAGCGCGACCAGATCGCCGGTCTGCCGGACGGCGACCGCGCCCCCCGCGCCGTCGCCGTCAACTCCGACCTCGGCGCGGCCGGGACGGCGGACGCGTGGGACGCGGTGTGCGGCGGCGCCGCCCGCCTGCTCTACATGTCGCCGGAGCAGCTGGCCAAGGACGAGGTGGTGGAGCGGCTGGCCGAGGCGCGCCCCGCCCTGTGCGTGGTGGACGAGGCCCAGTGCGTGTCCTCCTGGGGCCACGACTTCCGCCCCGACTACCTGCGCCTCGAACAGGCGGTACGCCGGGTGGGCCGGCCACCCGTCCTGGCCCTGACCGCCACCGCCGCCGCACCGGTGCGCAAGGAGATCGCCGAACGCCTGGGCATGCGCCGGCCGCGGCTGATGGTCACCGGCTTCGACCGGCCCGAGATCAGACTGGAGGTCCGCCGCTTCCTGGACGACGACGAACGGCGCCGGGCCGTCGTCGAACGGGCCGCCGCCGAACCCAAGCCGGGCATCGTCTACGCCGGGACCCGCAAGGACAGCGAGCACTACGCCGGCGAACTGGCCGCCCTCGGACTGGCCACGGAGGCCTACCACGCCGGACTGCGCGCCGCCGAACGCGAGCGGATCCACGACGTCTTCCTGTGCGGCGCGGCCGACGTGGTGGTGGCGACCTCGGCGTTCGGCATGGGCATCGACAAGGAGGACGTGCGGTTCGTGCTGCACGCCTCACTGCCGGGTTCCCTGGACGCTTACTACCAGGAGATCGGCCGCTGCGGCCGGGACGGGCAGCCGGCCCTCGCCGTCCTGCACTACCGGGCCGAGGACACGGGCATGCGGACCTGGTTCGCGGGCCGCACCCCCGGCCGGGACACCCTGTCGGACGTGGCCCACGCCGTCCACGACCACCGCGGGGACCTCCCGGACCTCGACGACCTGCGCGAGGACACGGGCCTGTCCAGGAACCGCGTCACGGCGGCGGTGAACCTGCTGGAGGAAGCGGACGCCGTCGCCACGGGGGAGGAGGGCGAGGTGCGCCCGGTCCCCGGCGTCTCCCCGGAGCGGGCGGCCGAGCAGGCCGCGCGGACGGCGCGGGCGCACCGCCGCACCGACCGCACGCGCGTCGAGATGGCCCGGGCCTACGCCGAGGCCACCGGCTGCCGACGCCGCTTCCTGCTGGGCTACTTCGGCGAGAACCACCCGGGGGCGTGCGGGAACTGCGACCTGTGCGACGCGGACCGTGCCGGGCACGGGCACGAGGAACGGCCCGCCCATCCCGCCGCGGCCGCCTGTCCCGTGGGCACCGAGGTACGGCACGAGCAGTGGGGCGACGGCATGGTGCTCAGCGAGGACCGGGACCGCATCACCGTGTTCTTCGCACAGGCCGGCTACCGCACGCTGGCCCTGGAAGCGGTGTCCGGCCAGGACGGCCTGCTCACCGTGGTGCGCAGGCCGGGCGAGGACCGGTGGGCCGGCTGA